The Panicum hallii strain FIL2 chromosome 9, PHallii_v3.1, whole genome shotgun sequence genome has a window encoding:
- the LOC112876550 gene encoding glutathione S-transferase F11-like, with amino-acid sequence MPVKVFGSPASSEVARVLTCLFEKDVEFQLIRVDSFRGPKRMPQYLKLQPHGEALTLEDGNVTLVESRKILRHIAAKYKHQGYKDLFGQGALERASIEQWLQTEAHSFDIPSADMVYSLSYLPPDMPLDGRGVPAAGMHPSHRQKMEEMLQLFEKSRRDLGKLLDIYEQRLGEMEYLADDKFTLADLSHLPNADRLAADPRSARLIESRKNVSRWWYTISGRDSWKRVKELQRPPSAEAPF; translated from the exons ATGCCGGTAAAGGTGTTCGGGTCGCCGGCGTCGTCGGAGGTGGCGCGCGTCCTGACCTGCCTGTTCGAGAAGGACGTCGAGTTCCAGCTCATCCGCGTCGACTCCTTCCGCGGGCCCAAGCGCATGCCTCAGTACCTCAAGCTCCAG CCGCACGGCGAGGCGCTCACCTTAGAGGACGGCAACGTCACCCTCGTCG AGTCGAGGAAGATCCTGCGGCACATCGCGGCCAAGTACAAGCACCAGGGGTACAAGGACCTGTTCGGCCAGGGCGCGCTGGAGCGGGCCTCCATCGAGCAGTGGCTGCAGACGGAGGCGCACAGCTTCGACATCCCCAGCGCTGACATGGTCTACAGCCTCTCCTACCTGCCGCCGGACATGCCGCTCGACGGCAGGGGCGTGCCCGCGGCCGGGATGCACCCGTCGCACCGGCAGAAGATGGAGGAGATGCTGCAGCTCTTCGAGAAGAGCCGCAGGGACCTGGGCAAGCTGCTGGACATCTACGAGCAGCGCCTCGGCGAGATGGAGTACCTGGCGGACGACAAGTTCACGCTCGCTGACCTCTCGCACCTGCCCAACGCCGACCGCCTCGCCGCGGACCCGCGCTCGGCGCGCCTCATCGAGTCGCGCAAGAACGTCAGCAGGTGGTGGTACACCATCTCCGGCCGCGACTCCTGGAAGAGGGTCAAGGAGCTGCAGCGCCCGCCGTCCGCGGAGGCGCCGTTCTGA